The following are encoded together in the Myotis daubentonii chromosome Y, mMyoDau2.1, whole genome shotgun sequence genome:
- the LOC132225552 gene encoding melanoma antigen preferentially expressed in tumors-like, which translates to MGMSLPAPRRLLELACQSLLRDEASAIAALEWLPMELFPPLFITAFTGKHSRVLKAMVQAWPFPCLPLGALMNHRQSYQDILQAVLEGLDAMLAQDPRPRRCKLQVLNLQKRVHLEFWMVWAGTRAHVCSLLEPEALQPMRNRRKVHSLRARPNPPLAPVEVLIDLCLKKGVLDESLSYLIKKVSERRGLLHLCSKKLKVFAMSKQNTNILDMVQLDSVQDLEVNCTWKLSTLRKFAPYLGQMGNLRRFLLSHVFTSSHTTLEQEKQCVGLVTSQFLNLPHLQELNLDDVSILRGHLDEILRCLKSPLETLSITNCLLFERDFRHLSQHLNVSQLKSLSFSGLNLTIISSRSLQFLLERASPTLQDLDMDECGIMDHQFLDILPALSHCSQLTTLSFCENPISMTVLEDLLRHVVGLSKLSCVIYAAPVESYEETSSNINLGRLAQMHAVLKHMLQELGRPGMVWLCAYPCPHCGCRTFHDPTPIL; encoded by the exons atggggatgagcctcccagctccacgcCGACTCCTGGAACTGGCATGTCAGAGCCTGCTGCGGGATGAAGCCTCGGCCATCGCTGCTCTGGAGTGGCTTCCTATggagctcttcccacctcttttcatcacagccttcactgggaagcacagcagagtcctgaaggccatggtgcaggcttggcccttcccctgcctccctctgggggccctgatgaaccatcggcagtcttaccaggatatcttgcaggctgtgctcgagggactcgatgccatgcttgcccaggaccctcgacccag gagatgtaaactgcaggtgcttaatttacagaagagagttcatttggagttctggatggtgtgggcaggtaccagagcccatgtgtgctcactgctggagcctgaggccctgcagcccatgaggaataggaggaaagtACACAGCTTAAGGGCCAGGCCAAATCCACCCTTGGCCCCCGTGGAGGTGTTAATAGACCTTTGCCTCAAGAAAGGTGTCCTTGATGAGTCCCTCAGCTACCTGATTAAGAAAGTCAGCGAGAGGAGAGGTTTGCTGCACCTTTGCTCTAAGAAGCTGAAGGTTTTTGCGATGTCGAAGCAAAACACTAACATCCTGGATATGGTGCAGCTGGACTCTGTccaggatttggaggtaaactgtacctggaagctgtccactctgaggaagttcgctccttacctgggccagatgggcaatctgcgccggttcctgctctcccacgtcttcacgtcttctcacaccaccttggagcaggagaagcagtgtgttggcctggtcacctctcaattCCTCAACCTGCCCCACCTACAGGAGCTCAATTTGGACGATGTCTCCAtcctcagaggccacctggatgaaatcctcag gtgcctgaagagccccttggagaccctgtccatcactaactgcctgcttttcgaaagagactttagacatctctcccagcatctgaatgtcagccagctgaaaagcctgagtttcagtgggctcaacctgaccattatcagttctcggtcactccaatttcttttagagagagcctcccccactctccaggacctggacatggatgagtgtgggatcatggaccaccagttcctggacatcctgccagccctgagccactgctcccagctcACAACCCTAAGTTTCTGTGAAAACCCCATCTCCATGACCGTCCTGGAGGACCTGCTTCGCCACGTTGTCGGGCTGAGCAAGCTGAGTTGCGTGATTTATGCGGCGCCCGTGGAGAGTTATGAGGAAACTAGCAGcaacatcaacctgggccgacttgcccagatgcatgctgtgctaaagcatatgctgcaggagttgggtcggcccggcatggtctggctctgtgcttacccctgtcctcactgtggctgtagaaccttccatgacccaactcccattctgtga